The genomic interval CTCTGAGATATTTGCTGTCCTGGTTCAATCGAAAGTTGCCACGGCCCATGCAGGTAAATGAGCCTAAAAACCTCAATTCAAGCCACAGAGATCACAGAGCACACAGAGATAAAGCGGGTTTCGCGTGCTTTACCAATTCACCTAATGGGTGAACCTAATATTTACAGCAACCTATTGTTTTTACTCTGTGAACTCTGTGTTCTCTGTGGCCAACTGAGTTTTCAAGGATGAATGTGTTGAAAGTGCACGCATCCGGAAAGTCTTTTCGTCAGTTGACAGCCGTCGGCCATTTTGCCTGAACTTCGCTACGCCTCTTCATGCGAGACCAACCATATCCATATGCTCGCCATAGGCGTCGCTGCTGCTTACGCTGTCATAGGGAAGCTCCAGAACCACCCGATACGCATCCATTCCGTGGCTGAGAAAGGCATGTGCCGAGCCCCAGAGATACAGGCGAAACCGCCGATAAAGCATTTCGCCCCAACGGCTGACAATTTCATCGCGAGCGTCCTCCAGGTTCTCGGCCCAGATCTTGCACGTGAGGAAGTAGTTATGCCTGTCGTTATGCACTTCCAACACTTCCAGTTCGCTTTTCGCGACTTCTGCCAGGAAAGCGTGGAGGCAGAAGTAGGCATGGTCGCCCGGAAAGATATAGCGGGATACGAAGGTCGGCTTGGAATACTTTTCCCGATATGCGCTGGCGTCGAGGTATACGCGCCCCCCGGGTTTCAGCAAGCGTTGAAGATGCCGTAGCACGGCCGGATAGTCGGGCAGGTGCTCCATCACGCCGAGGATAACGATGGCATCGTAAGGATAGGGCGATGTGTGTTCCCAGAAGTCCTGATTCAGCACCCTGCAGGGGAGCTGCAGCCGCTTGATCAAGTCGGTCAGAAAAGCTTCGGACTGTTCTGAAATAGTCAGCGATGTGACGTGAATGCCGCGTCGTCCTGCATGCTCGGTGAATCTGCCCCAGCCGCCGCCGACGTCCAGGACGTGATCCCCCGGTTTTAGCCGGCAAGCGTCGATGGCAAAATCGAGCTTACGGTGTTGGGCCGCTTCCAGTGACTCGTCGTCGTGCTCGAATACCGCTTGCGAATAGCAGCGGGTAGGGTCCATGAATTTGAGATAGAACTCGTTGCTGAAATCATAGTGCCCGGCAATCGCCCGCCGGTCGGTCTGCACCCGACCTACGAACAATGGTGCAATCCGCCGCCACAGAGTATGCAGCGGATGGTGGTCGCGCAACAGCCCGCGGAGGCTGGCGAATCCCAGCATGTCGCCCGCGACATCCAGGTTTCCGGCCATGTAGGCTTCGCAAATTTTCACCTCATCCAGGTCTCTGAGGGCAGCCAGCCCGTGACGATCCTTGACCAGTATCTGGACTGCGGGCTCGCCTTTCCCTAAACGATAGGTGCGATTACCCCACAACTGGATTTCGACGGGCAGTTTTATCTTGTCGGCTACCCGCTTTTGAATCAGCCTGAATATTCTGTCATAAGGCCTTGTCAAAGCAGAATCGGCAAATTCACCCATCGGTTGTCCCTCTCCAAAGAATCAGCGTTTCATCCACACTGGGAAGAATGCCCGCTCCGCAAGGGCAAATCTGTGCGCTACCGTACACTGCTGGCAGGTGCGGGCGCATCGACGCCGAGGACGCCTCACGACGCTGCCGTAGCGCAAGTGGCCTGGCTTGATTTTGAGTATCCACATCGACGGCGGCGCCTATCGCCGCACCGAGCATCACTCGCCGCCCAGCGCCCGTAGCCGCGCGCGTAGCGACTCGATCTCGTCGAGCAATTCCAGCGCCAGCGCCGCTCCGGCGAGATCGACGCCGATATCGCGCTGCAGGCGCAAAGCCCGGCGGGCGCGTTGCAGGCTGGCGCCGCTGAAACGCCAGCGCGCCGGTTCGCGGCCACGAGGCTCCAGCAGGCCGATATCCACCAGTTCGATGATCCGTTCGGCGTGAACGGCGCAGGCGTGGCATAGATCAGCCAGCGTCACCTGGGTTTGCTCTTCCAGTATGCATATCGCGAGTTGCGGCAGCCTGTTTCCGTTTTCCATCGCTATACCCCCAGTTTGGCGCGTGGGTTGAAGTTCAATTCCTGCGCCATTTTCCGGTAGAAGCCCTTGGCTGTTTCGCTATCGGCAGGGGGCAGCGCGATGGCCAGAATTACATAGCAGTCGCCGGGCGGAACACCCGGTATGCCGCGCCCCTTCAGCCGTAGCTTGCGCCCGGACATCGAGCCCTCGGGTATTTTGAGTTCCACTATGCCGCCGAGCGTCGGCACTTTGACGGTGGCGCCCAGCGCCGCCTCCCAGGGGGCCACCGGCAAGTCGAGATAGATATCCCGGCCTTCGACCCGGTAAAGCGGGTGCGCCCGAAATTCGATCTCGAGATACAGATCGCCTGCCTGACCTTCTCCGGCGCCAGGACTGCCCTGTCCGCTGAGGCGGATGTGCTGGCCTTCGCGGATGCCCTTCGGGATGCTTACGTTGAGGACACGCTCTCTGGTGACGACATGGCCCCGTGCATCCACGCCGGGAACCCGCAGCGTGATGGTCCGGGTTGCGCCCTGGTATGCGTCTTCCAGATCGATGAGCACCTTGGCGTGGTGGTCCTCGCCCCTGGCAGGGAAGGGCGCGCGCCCACCGCCGCCCGCGTGGAAACTTCGCCCGAACAGGGATTCGAAGAAGTCGCTGTAGTCCGCCGCATCGCCGCCCGTAAAACCGCCACCGCTGAATTCGAAGCCTGCGTTCCAGTCTGGCGGCGGACGAAACTCCTGCCCTCCTTTAAAATTGGTGCCAAGCTGATCGTAAGCGGTGCGCTTTTCCGCATCCTTCAGCACCTCATAGGCTTCGCCCAACTCCTTGAAACGGTTCTCGGCGTCGGGTTCCTTGCTGACATCCGGATGATATTTGCGTGCCAGTTTGCGATAGGCTCTCCGGATTTCATCCTGGGTCGCGTCACGCGCGACGCCCATGACCTGGTAATAGTCCTTGAATTGCATAGGTCCGCTCTATGTATGGATTGTTCCGATATCGCAGATCGACATCGGCAGTCATCGCCATGCTCATACGCGGAATGTTACGCAATCGCTAGAAACCGTCTGTACGCTATCGAACATTGAGCGTAATTTCTCCCGAGGATCGCAATGTTCGTAAGCGCACAGACCGGCTTCCTGCATCGGCCTATTTTGTGAAATTGAACGCCCCCGATTTCACGGCGATGGAGTGGCAATGCATAAGCGTAATTGGTCGAACTGGTTGAGCTGCCTGCTGTTGATCTGCGCCACGGGTGTCGCCTGCGCCGCGCCGGCCAAACCGGATCCCGCCGCGATTCTGCGCGCGAAATACGCGTCGCTGGCGGAACAACTGCGACAGAACCAGTTCAAGCGGCCGCTGGTCCTCGAATCCGCTGAAACGCCGAACCACCTGAAGGGCGACATCTACGCGATCGTCGATTATCCGTTCGGTGCGGTGAGTACCGGCCTGGACAATCCGGATCACTGGTGTGATGTGCTTCTTCTGCACATCAATACCAAATATTGTCATGCGATGACGGGGCAGGGAGGCACCACCCTGAGAGTGAATATTGGCAGGAAGACGCCGGAAAAACTGAGCATTGTGCCGCGTGTCGAACTGGATTACAGCGTCGCCGCGGCGACCCCGGAGTACTTCGAAATCGTGCTCTACGCCAAGGACGGGCCGCTAGGCACCAGCGACTATCGCATCCTGCTGGAAGCGGTGGCACTCCCGAATAGCAAGACGTTTTTGCATCTGACGTATTCCTACGCCATGAATTTCACCGGACGCGTGGCTATGCAGACGTATCTCGTGACCATCGGCCGCGACAAGGTGGGGTTCACCGTGATCGGCAAGCAGGCCGATGGTCAGCCTGAGTATATCGGCGGGGTGCGTGGCCTGGTGGAACGCAACACGATGCGTTACTACCTCGCCATCGATACCTTTCTAGGCGCCGCCCGCGCGGCGCCAGCGGCGCGATTCGAGAAGTGTTTGCAGGCCTGGTTTACGGCTGTCGAGCGCTATCCACGGCAGTTGCATGAAATTGACCGGGATGCGTATCTGGAAATGAAGCGTGCCGAGTATTTGCGGCAGCAGACCGTGTATTGAACCACCGCACTTTGGTACGAGTGTGAAGAATTCTTGGCTGCTCTTGGCGTTGCTATCTGTGCGGCATCGTACAGACGCAACAGCGCCAAAGTTATAGCCTGTGCTAAAGGGGCAGAAGATGAGTGCTTAGGAAGCATAACCAGGAGAATAAGTAGTGGCGCCCGCACCCTATGACTCTCGATTGGTTGTGGCACCTGCACTGCCGCTGGTTGTGGAGTTGGGCGCAGAGCCCTATTACTATCAAAGCGGATATTACTATTACTACAACAATGACCGCTGGGGCTACTCACATTCAAGATCTGGTCCCTGGATGGATCTCCCGAGGAGTCACTACCCTAGAGAGATCAGGCACAGAGGCGGCGATGACAGGGGCAGAGACCGAGGTCGTGACCGTCGTGACCGGAATTAGCCTGACCTCCGTCTTGACCGGTTTCAGTTCGCCCGCATAGCAAATACTGCAACTAACACGCAGTACGAAAAGGAGATAAAACATGCGACAACATGCGATATGGAAGGTGTTTGTTCTGGCTGGCGCCCTGCTTGCTCCTTGCGTGGGATTTTCCGCAGAAACCGGCGTCATTACCCAAAGCCAGAGCGACAATGGCATTGCCTACATGAGCGGTGGGGTGGGCTTGGACGAACGCGAAGCGATGCATAGCCTCGCCACGAATTACAATTTGCGGCTTGTTTTTGCCGGCGAGGAAGGCGCCTATCTTTCCGATGTGAAAGTGGACATCCGGGATACTGCGGGGCGCAATATCCTTTCCGCCGTTTCCAACGGTCCGTGGTTCTTCGCGAAGCTGCCTGGTGGCCGCTACAGAATCATGGTGGAAGCGGGGGGCAAGAAGATGACAAGGTCTGCGGTAGTAGGCAGCCGAAGCCAAACAGCGCTGAAATTTTATTGGCCTGATTGATTTACGCTAATTCGATCTGAGCGCCTACCGGATCAAGTCCGCACCACTACTGACGATCACGTCCGTAGTGAACGTTGCGGCCGCGTGGTTCGGCCGGGGGTTGCGGACTGTGCATTACCCCGTGTTTAGTCGCATGAATATACGGTGGGCACTCAACTCCGGTTGAGTGCCCACCGGCCGTAAAAAATCGGATAACACTATATCATCCCCAGCAACAGCAGAATAAGCACGATCACGACCACCAGCCCAAGCCCACCGCTGGGGCCGTAACCCCAACTCCTGCTGTGCGGCCAGGTTGGAATGGCGCCGATCAGCATCAGGACTATAACGATCAATAGTATGGTTCCCAAACTCATGGTCTTCTCCTCGAAAAATGATTTGGACAGTGCGCCAGGCATAACCGCTTGATGAAGCACTTCTGCGTTTCCAAAAGGCAAGATTTACGTTACTCCATGAGTGTCCATTGGTCCGTTCGGTAGCGCACACAGACGACCTGTTTCTTTTTGTGCGCTGGCGCACAGTTCCGGGCGTCGTTCGCAGGTATCTTTTGCTGGTCCGGGATATCGCACGCCATGACATTCAAGCCATTAATCAGGAGAAATCATGATGAATGATGAAATCACCCCCCGCAGACTTGTACTGCGCGTAGCACTTGCGTCTGTTTTTAGCCTGGTGGTACCGATCACACTTTTCGGTGCTCGATCCACCGGCGCGAACTCTGCCGCCGCGGCGGCGACCAAGAAATTGACACAGGCAAGCGTGCAGTACCAGACCAAGCCGAAGGGCGAGAAGATGTGCAGCAGCTGCATGAATTTCATCGCCGAGTCGAAGACCTGCAAACTGGTCGACGGCTCGATCAGCCCCGATGGCTGGTGTATTTTGTGGGCCAAGAAGGCTTGAGCCGTTGCTTCA from Sulfurimicrobium lacus carries:
- a CDS encoding DnaJ C-terminal domain-containing protein, translated to MQFKDYYQVMGVARDATQDEIRRAYRKLARKYHPDVSKEPDAENRFKELGEAYEVLKDAEKRTAYDQLGTNFKGGQEFRPPPDWNAGFEFSGGGFTGGDAADYSDFFESLFGRSFHAGGGGRAPFPARGEDHHAKVLIDLEDAYQGATRTITLRVPGVDARGHVVTRERVLNVSIPKGIREGQHIRLSGQGSPGAGEGQAGDLYLEIEFRAHPLYRVEGRDIYLDLPVAPWEAALGATVKVPTLGGIVELKIPEGSMSGRKLRLKGRGIPGVPPGDCYVILAIALPPADSETAKGFYRKMAQELNFNPRAKLGV
- a CDS encoding DUF3309 family protein; this translates as MSLGTILLIVIVLMLIGAIPTWPHSRSWGYGPSGGLGLVVVIVLILLLLGMI
- a CDS encoding carboxypeptidase regulatory-like domain-containing protein gives rise to the protein MRQHAIWKVFVLAGALLAPCVGFSAETGVITQSQSDNGIAYMSGGVGLDEREAMHSLATNYNLRLVFAGEEGAYLSDVKVDIRDTAGRNILSAVSNGPWFFAKLPGGRYRIMVEAGGKKMTRSAVVGSRSQTALKFYWPD
- a CDS encoding class I SAM-dependent methyltransferase, with the translated sequence MGEFADSALTRPYDRIFRLIQKRVADKIKLPVEIQLWGNRTYRLGKGEPAVQILVKDRHGLAALRDLDEVKICEAYMAGNLDVAGDMLGFASLRGLLRDHHPLHTLWRRIAPLFVGRVQTDRRAIAGHYDFSNEFYLKFMDPTRCYSQAVFEHDDESLEAAQHRKLDFAIDACRLKPGDHVLDVGGGWGRFTEHAGRRGIHVTSLTISEQSEAFLTDLIKRLQLPCRVLNQDFWEHTSPYPYDAIVILGVMEHLPDYPAVLRHLQRLLKPGGRVYLDASAYREKYSKPTFVSRYIFPGDHAYFCLHAFLAEVAKSELEVLEVHNDRHNYFLTCKIWAENLEDARDEIVSRWGEMLYRRFRLYLWGSAHAFLSHGMDAYRVVLELPYDSVSSSDAYGEHMDMVGLA
- a CDS encoding chaperone modulator CbpM, which produces MENGNRLPQLAICILEEQTQVTLADLCHACAVHAERIIELVDIGLLEPRGREPARWRFSGASLQRARRALRLQRDIGVDLAGAALALELLDEIESLRARLRALGGE